ttttatgctaatgattcttTATCAATGTTGAATATTCATCTGCCCCAAATTGTGCATACTATATCCTCAGACACTGTGAAGATAAGATTTTGCTAAAACTTATAAAACTAGCTCTCTTGGACTTCTCACAAGATGTAATTCGAATCAAGCAAAATAGCCTATCTTTCTTTGCTCCTGTCCATGGTTTTGGTAAGGTTATGATCTACTTTGCTAAAAACACCCACGCAAGGTGGCGATTGTTATAAAGTTTCTTAAGCTGTCATTAAAAAGATAACAGGGAAAAACAGAGATAAAAAATCAATTACGTTCAATGCCTTGGAAGCTAGTACAAGGGCAACTTTTAAACTGTGATTTCAGACAACTGAAATAATGCAGAGAcactgaaaataaacttttataccTAAATTATAGTGACAAGACAGGCTTAAACTGGTCTTGTCTTAGTTCCCCTACAGCTTCTCTGTTATGCTTGTTATGTATTATCAACTAAAGTTGTGTACTCTCTGAACCTTTGAACACCCATTTTCCTGTGTATAGGTATACCATTATGGTGCAAGGGCTAGGGGTATGTTGCAATGCCCAGTattaaaattgttgaaataGTCTGCATCTGTGTAGacaaaaagtgaattttcattccagaCCAAAATGTATTGGCAACACTTTATACATAGGTATGCTATGTTGGCAAACTGAAGTCTGGACATTTCTGTCGATACTATAGAGAAAGTCATAAATAGTCAAAAGATAGAGCTACTGTCCCTTGAGTTGAATATTAAGCTTTTTTGCAATTGAGAAAAACAGACTTTCAGTGAGCAAAGCATGAGGTCATAAACATTTACCGTCATGGGTAGTAACAGTCTAATTACCCTCGAAAGTTTTTAATTTACTGCTGTTCTCTCTTGATATCAGTAATTGACATCAATTTgtgtacaacagttctggacatctggtcaTGCAGAGAAAGAGTGAAATCTGAAACGGGTTCATTAGCGATCGGCCCATTTACGATTTCAAAGGACTGCGCCGTTTCGTTTCACAATGACAAACAGCAACCATGGCCTTCAAAACATTTCATACAGAGGAGCAAAACGGGAAGAAATGGTATCGACATGACTTCAGAAATTGCCGGAAATGaactttcaatttcttgttGATCGCACATTCATTTTCCACGATAAATAGATGAGCCCATTCATAATCTTTCAAACTGCTATGGATTTTTACACATCGGCGGTGAGACAGTCGTTTTATTTGCGGTAAGAAAGAATTATATAATCGACCATGGCATCTTTTGTGGGAATTTTCATGCAGTCAGAGGTGACACTGACGTCACATCTTCAATACGTTGCATGTGTTGTTCAgtaaattatttcaattcttattcaaattatatatatttaccGTCATgggtatatatgtatatatatatatatatatatatataaatatatatatatatatatatatatatatatatataatgtgtgtgtgtgtgtgtgtgtgtgtgtgtgtgtgtgtgtgtgtgtgtgtgtgtgtgtgtgtgtgtgtgtgtgtttgtgtgtatatatatatatatatatatatatatatatatatatatatatatatatatatatatatatatatatatatatatatatatctttctttgTTTAGCCTGGTTTCCCTGTTGTTACATTTCTgatttgcatttcaaaattaGCGCGTCACACTTACATGATGTCCGCGAGGGGTGAACTAATTATTAGCATTCATTAGATATGATGACATCATTGACAGAACGGCCTATAACCGCTGATCGTTTAGCCAATCAGCAAATGCGTATCAGATAACAGGTCATATGACCGCATTCAGTTCAGTTAGCAGTCGACGGATAATATCGCACACTGCCTTACTGCTTGTGGACCGTGTAAATAGAGTCGCCTCGGTCCTTATATATGGAAATATCTAAAGCTTTCGTGACCAAAATCTTGTTGGACTATTTTAAATTTCTCGCCGTGTTGCTGTCCTAATTTTCTGCAGAAACGACACAATTCACTTGACAACAGTGCAGTGTGCACGGTTTCGATCACAATAGATTGGTCTGTTCGTGCTGGAAAAAGTTCTGGTAGATGACGTAGACCAGGGGTAATGCAGATTTTTTTATCCGTCTTATTGCACGTCACACCGGTGgcaattcgggccagttcatgattatatgtatatatagctTTAGTTCATTCTATTCAATGGATATTTCGCCGATGTTTAAAAAACGGTAAAGGCGAGGGAATGCCCTGAATTTTCTCCAGATGATTTACCGCTATTTATTTTCATCACGAATCTTGCGCAAACCTAATCAAGGGTAGGTAAAATTTTGTTAAGGGTGCACTTTGCCCTTTGGGCTAATGTTATTGAGGTCAATGTGGCATGATATGAAACCAGCTCGTAAATCGTCTGTTGAAGGCAGGAAGTTTTATTCATTAAATTTACAGCTTCTGGTATATATAGCCTTCTATTGCATAAACATCGGTTTCACTCTGACGTTTGTGAGATTCTATTGTATAGGAGTGCGGGGATAACTTCGTTTACATGTATATCCTTGACATTTGTGTGATAACTTTGTTCGAGAAAGTACCACGTGGGCTTCTAGATATTCGTCTTCTGGTTTATGAAGTGTGCATAACATCGAGAATATGGACTCACTGACCGTCTGTGAAGAGCGGGCGAAAACCTTGGCTGACCTCCATGCTAAAACCATTGAGTTTTACGAGAACGTAACTCGTATTCATGGCGCAGACACAGTCGCTAGTGCACTGCTATCGCCTGAAGATTCAACACGTGTGGACGATCTTATAAGACAGCGTCCATGCGTGATAGTTCTTGGAGAAAAGAACTGCGGAAAGAGTTCACTGATTAATCAACTGCTTGGCGGAACACAGAAGGTTGTTCCGAGTCGAGACACACCCTGCACGTCCAGACTAGTGCGAATCAAATACTCGTCCGACCCATACAGTCGTTTGCTCGACAAACACGGAAACCAGTGTGAGATAAAGCATTGTTCGAAACTCTACCACATCAAAAAATGGATTCAATTGGATGCCGATCGAAGACATGACAGGGAAGAAATTAGTCTCTTCGTAGAGGTCGCCCTTGACAACGACTTGCTAAAAAGTGGACTTGAAATCATCGACTTTCCGGGCTTTGGAGAAAACATCGAGTTGGATCacatgatatttgatatgcTGAAAAGGGAACCACTTCTTCCATTGTTCATCTACGTTATCGATGGTAACCAGGGTGTTAGAAATGCGGTGAGTACAAAAAGCTTTTCGTGTTTTTGCAATCAaacatacttttgaaacaaaaagacgTGTCAAAATGTGTCAATCCTCAACTTCCTGGTTGATTCAACTTCCTTCTCAAAATTTCAAGcatttagggagcgttcaggcATTAAGGCCGGGGTTTGATCAGCAAAATCCAGGGTGTGTATGATAATGTGTACACTGTAAGTGTGTATTCTGTTTGGCtgctttaaagggacattagctgtaacttttgactaatttttcactactctgtttcaatgtatcaactacagaattttactataatccgatcatcatgaccaatacccggtgtcctgcttgccaacacggCCTGTATAtatgaaatgaccattgttattgttgataaatgtattctagtccggacctgaatacaaaatttaaacaataacaatgcagattatactcatatagggtatatttacgagctaaatattagaaatttctccatggttcagggattcaaaccagaaactgcagatgatacacggaacaaacaaaatttaaaaaatgaccaaagttacagctaatgggtCTTTTTTTAAGTAAAGAGTTGATTAGCCATGGTTTCGAACACAGAGTTTTatttatcagtcgcttaaaattcatttttggttGGTGAATCGTAtggaatgattgattgattgattgtatgCGTTACCATGAAGTTCCACTGAAGCTTCTTCTTCAAGTAGGGAAAGTAGAATGTCTAAGTTCAGTCTGACTGTgttatcattcaaaattggGTCAATACTTACTCAAATAATATAGGTTGGTCATTAAATTTGTGTCCACTTGAGAGGGGTCATCAATTCGTTGGGGCAATGGGTTGGGATTTACTTATTTTAACTGATGCGGAAGCAGCATTTGCCGACCcaacccccggccataataactgaacgttcCCTTAAGGAGCgtcaagtgtgtgtgtgtgtgtgtgtgtgtgtgtgtgttgttgttgttgttgttgttgttgttgttgttgttgttgttgttgttgttgtttgtatgtgTGGTAAGTTCTTAGACCTAATCTAAACACGTTGTAGAATGTCGATTAAGGTACTGGACACACGTTGATAATTGAATAAATTTGAAGAAAGGGTACAATTCTTTCTCTGTGAAATTTCCACTTCAAACACATCTGTTTTTCGTCCTGTTTTACAGGACATTGGGCATATTAAGGAACTCCAGACGAAATATCCCGAGACAACAATTCTGTACGTCTGCAACAAAGTAGACCAATGTCGGAAGGCGGAAAAGATGGACTTAGGTTCTGATGAAGAGCTCGATGATGAAGATGGAGACCAGAGGAATATTGCAGAAACTTCAGCTGAAGAAATGATGTCTTACTCTATTCGTAAAATAAAGACGGCTTATCACACCCTCAAGGGAGAAGGTTTGATACCATCCTATAAGGACAGTGACGAAGATAGAGTTGATATACGACGGTGGGAGCTGTTCCACGGCATCTCGTGTCGGAATACTCGAAAAGGCCGCCAGCTACCAGACGGTGGGATGGGTGACACTTTCTTAGAGATGTTCAGACAATTAGAAAGTAAAATCGGGCGATTGTTACAACGGAATCTGAACAAACTACACCGCCAGGCGACCGCCATTCTACTCTGCAGCTACGATAGATACCTCAAGTGCTACGCTGAGAGGCAGGGCCAGCTGACCAAAGAAGTCAAAGCAGCTAAAGATTTACTGGATGAAACGAAAGAAGCCGAATTTCAGATGTTTAATCTGCTTAAAGAGTTGGTGGAGAGCGATGCGATACGAGCGAAATTGCAAAAGGTGGTTTTGACCGCTATTGACAAAGTCAAGGATGACGTCTTTTTCGAAGCTGAAACTTCAGACCTACCGGATAAATTTGAACACCAGGAATCGAAGTTGCTGTTCTTGCATGCTAAATCAATTAAGAAGATGGTCGAATCTTTGCGTGATCCAAGACCGATCAAATTAAATGCGTTTTGTCAAAACATCTCCTTTGTAATAAGAAACAAGGTTTGCAACGAAGTCTGCCGGGAAGCAAGGGATCTGCTTGAAAGGGAATTTCCACAGTCTGTAGACCGTGTCAATAACCTGATAAGAAAGGTGGAGAATTCAGTCCTCTTAAAGCATGCTCTTGAAAAAGCATATACAGGTACCTTAGAAATAGGTACCACCGACCAAGAACCCGTGAAAATTAAAACCCTTTCCTTCCTTAACCAGATAGTTGCTTCTTTGTTAGCTGGAAGCGGTATTGCACTTCGCGCTAATCTCAATGAAGTTTACAGTTCGGAACGTCTAAGTCAAGCAGTCGACAGACTAAAAGGGATGGTTAAAAACATGGATGAATCGCAGTGGAGAAGTGAAATAGCTAACGAACTGATGGCCTTCTTGGATGCCTCGTGTCTTGCGAATTGCATCGTGCAAACCTGTAGGACAAAGCTGATAGAAGATCACAATGCATACACTGTGTCATTTCAGCAACTTAACACTTTGAACTGCGAACTGGCCAAACTTTGCGAACACCAGAGCACGGAGGTGAGGTACGTCGACGTACCGAAAGTCGCCGATCTTAAAGTCAGGGTCCTTGCTCTGGAGTACGGGATCAAATACGGCAAACTCAGGACACGTCACATCCTCGGTCAGGGAAGTAGATGTGAGGTATACGCGTGTAAATTTGCCGAAGAGTGGCCACGTCCGCCTGACGAGCTAGCTATCAAGGTAGTGACATTGAAAGATAAGAGATCAAGGGACGaaatgacagtgacactgcacaATATTCGGTGAGATTTCAAATTAACTAAAATACTGACCACAGGGCTTGGTCAGCTTTTACAcgtaacacaattggaactaatttgggaggaTTGGGACcttcatgtttttcaaacttctcaaaagtataaggtgccctatagctgaatggtgtttttacaaattactcataaaaccaaGTGCATTGCAAGAAAGagaaagtagatgagcttacattcgCAGATTAAACCGGCATTtgttcactatccaattatcccaaattggttccaatcgtgCTATGTTTAAAAGGCAAATTTGATTCACTAGAGAGGGCCTAAATTAACCCAGGTATACTGAGTCTTTTAATGAACTAACCTACCTTCAATAGAAGACCGAATCGAATCAATTTGTAACGGTATCTAACAGTGCATACGGTTGTGACATAGATCAGGCAGTTATCAGTCCCGTGACAATGTCACAACCAAGGGCAATGTGCAAGAAGTGTTACAGCCACAAACAGATGGCGTGAAACATGTGTTAGTTTCAAGGGAATTAGGTCAAAGATTACGTTTTAA
This DNA window, taken from Ptychodera flava strain L36383 chromosome 4, AS_Pfla_20210202, whole genome shotgun sequence, encodes the following:
- the LOC139131586 gene encoding dual serine/threonine and tyrosine protein kinase-like; this translates as MDSLTVCEERAKTLADLHAKTIEFYENVTRIHGADTVASALLSPEDSTRVDDLIRQRPCVIVLGEKNCGKSSLINQLLGGTQKVVPSRDTPCTSRLVRIKYSSDPYSRLLDKHGNQCEIKHCSKLYHIKKWIQLDADRRHDREEISLFVEVALDNDLLKSGLEIIDFPGFGENIELDHMIFDMLKREPLLPLFIYVIDGNQGVRNADIGHIKELQTKYPETTILYVCNKVDQCRKAEKMDLGSDEELDDEDGDQRNIAETSAEEMMSYSIRKIKTAYHTLKGEGLIPSYKDSDEDRVDIRRWELFHGISCRNTRKGRQLPDGGMGDTFLEMFRQLESKIGRLLQRNLNKLHRQATAILLCSYDRYLKCYAERQGQLTKEVKAAKDLLDETKEAEFQMFNLLKELVESDAIRAKLQKVVLTAIDKVKDDVFFEAETSDLPDKFEHQESKLLFLHAKSIKKMVESLRDPRPIKLNAFCQNISFVIRNKVCNEVCREARDLLEREFPQSVDRVNNLIRKVENSVLLKHALEKAYTGTLEIGTTDQEPVKIKTLSFLNQIVASLLAGSGIALRANLNEVYSSERLSQAVDRLKGMVKNMDESQWRSEIANELMAFLDASCLANCIVQTCRTKLIEDHNAYTVSFQQLNTLNCELAKLCEHQSTEVRYVDVPKVADLKVRVLALEYGIKYGKLRTRHILGQGSRCEVYACKFAEEWPRPPDELAIKVVTLKDKRSRDEMTVTLHNIRSIKPHKNLLTVYGWIMPHADELYIAMDRARTDLYTRMKEVGVTQRVRMQFALDVANGLKALHDQGIIHGDLKPQSVLVKSGKSSSESAVINISKTEAVFSKTVRGEPYPYEDTKHHGVFDDIYAFGRLLHALFLFDGNCQRPDVYESYTTREIAVTERGIRHKRHRERNEILSLWELILQCRCNENPLTADDIIRQLEDLVRWSRHDEN